The DNA sequence TTCCCCGTTTTTCGATTCCGTCAATGATCCCATTGACCGCTGCTTGCATCAGTAGATGAATATTTTGGTCCACCGTTGTGAGCTTTGGTTCGGTAAAAGACGCGACATCAAGGTTATCGTGACCTACCACCGATAGGTCTCCAGGAATTTGAACTCCCGCACTTCGAAGATGAGTGATCAGACCAATCGCAACACGGTCATTCACCGCGACAACTGCCGAGGGTTTCTTTTTCTCCTTCAAAACCATTTTTCCAAGTCTCTCTCCATACTCATAGTCATGTGTAACCATTCCAGGTTCGAATAGTGACCAAATCTTTGTTGCCTTTCGGCGAGAGAGGAAAAGCTCTACTCCTTTCAAACGCTGAAAGCTGTATGGATACTCCGGATCGAAACCAGCGAGGCCAAAAGAGCGGTGTTGCTCCTTCCAAAGCAGTTCGAGCATTTTTTCCATGGCACCCGCACGGTCGACCTCAACGGAAGGGAAGTCGACGTCTGTCTCTGGATCCACCAGGGAAACCGGTGTTCCAGACTGGACCAGTTCTGCAAAAACTGGAGAGTTTCCCGAAAGGATCGACCCAATCACAACGATTCCGTCGACCTTAAGATTGAGAAATCGGGAAAGCACCTGCTCTTCTAGGACCCGGTTCCGCCCAGTCAGCTCTAAAAGACAGCGAAAACCCTCTTTCCGGAACAGTGCCTGTAGACGACCCACTTTCTTGCTCAGTGAAGGTGAATCCAATTCTTGAATACAGACGCCTATCGTCAAGGTCCTTCCTCCCCGCAACGTTCTCGCGTAAAGACTGGGTTCAAAACCACTCTCTCGAACGAGCGCCCTGACCCGCGCCTCCGTTTTCTTACTCACACCGCCATGGCCGTTCAGCACTCGGGAAACGGTCCAGCGGGACAAGCCTAATGAGCGAGCGAGAGCTTCGGTTGAGTTGATTCTCCGCCTTCGAGAGCCACTCATAGCGACCTCAGACTTTCTCGAGAAGAATACTCATCCCGAATCCTTGTAAAACTGCACCCCTTGACTAGCGAAGCTCAATCTGGCGACCCCTGATCCGATAGGACGGAACAATTCCCCGCTTCCTCATCAGCGAAAAGTGTCTGCGTATATCCGAATCCCGGAGCGAAGACTGATCCGGGTTCAGCGTAAGCGTCCCATAAGCAAGTTCCGCGAGCATCTCGACATAAACCGCATTTCGGGCAGCATCCATTGGAGAATCACCCCAAGTTACCGGGCCCAACCGGTCGACCAAAATCGCGGGAACCAAACTGGGATCTTCACCACTAGCTTCGTAGTGCGCGACAATCTGTTCTCCCACCCTCTCGTAGTAGCTTTCATCGTCAATCTCGTCCTCGGAGGGAACGGTAATAGGAATCTCTCCTTGGAAAAAATCGGCGTGAGCGACCCCTAGACAGGGTATCGCCCGGCCCGCTTGAGCCCACATCGTCGCATACTTTGAGTGGGTTCCGACCACAGATCGAATGTCAGGAAGATCCCGGTACAGACTCAAATGAGCCTCGAGACCGGTAGCAGGCGCTCCCAGGCCCTCTACAACTTGGCCAGTCCGCGCTGAAACGACCAGGTAGTTCTCTGGAGAGAGATTTACGTAATCGATTCCTCGGGGCTTGATCACGACCAGTCCCCTCCTGCGGTCGAAGCCGCTAATGTTTCCCCGGAAATAATCAACCAGTCCGTTTTCAATGAGTTGAAGTGTCGCCTCATGGACGGCCAAACGAAGGTTTTCGAGCATAGAGCCCGAACCAAAACCCATCGACAGATCGAGAGCAACCCTGTAAATTTCGCGGCTTTTGTGAGGTTTTCGACTGGATTATGGTGATTGATTGTCATGCTCATGCTTTCCCTGAGGAAGCAGTTGCAAACCCTCAAAAGTGGGCCTTGGAAAAAGGCGAAAAACACTGGAGTGAACTCGTTCTACCGAGTGGTTCGAAACCTTCGCTTCAGTGCTGGAGGGGGAAAACGGACTTTTACCGAGAAACCGAAAAAGACGGAATCGAATATACCATTCTTTTGGGGTGGTATTGGGAAAACCCAGACACCTGTTCTCTTCACAACGACGAAATGGCAGGTTGGTTACGACAGTTTCCTTCAAAGTTTTCGGCCTTAGCCTCTGTTCATCCAGGGGGTCCACCGCCAGGGGAAGTCGTGGCGAAAGCGGTTGAGCAGGGGTTCTCTGGTTTTGGAGAAATTCATCCAACCGTTCAGCATTCGAGCATTCTAGATCCGTTTTGGCAAGAGCTGGCTGAAAGATCAGCCCAGCAGAATCTTGCGTTCAACTTTCACGTGTCTGAACTGGTGGGGCGGACCCACGGCGGCCGATTGGAAACGCCCTTTCAGGAAATCCAAAGGTTCATTTCTGATCATCCAGAACTCACCGTCATACTTTCACACTGGGGCGGCGGTCTTTTGTTTTATGAACTCAACCCTTTTGTGCGTAAAGAGTTCGCGAACGTTTTCTACGATTCCGCAGCGAGTCCCCTTCTCTACGATCCAAAGATCTTCGAACTAGCTTGTCAGATGGTCGGAGCGGAGAAAATACTCTTTGGCTCCGACTATCCTTTGCGACTTTATCCCGCGAGCGAAAAGGGGCCAGGCCGCGCGAGGTTTCTGAGCGAGATTTCGCAATCAGGACTTTCAGGTAAACAGCTGGACGCGATCCTCCATCGCAACGCCTCGAGGCTCTTCGATATCACTGAGGTGTAATACCGGATTCAGGATATTTTCATAGACTGTCCTGATTGCGTGGATGAAACCTTGAGTGCTCATCAAGAAGCCGTTCGCTATCGACTTTTGTGTAGATTTGGGTCGTGGAAATGTCTGCGTGTCCCAACATTTCCTGAATCACTCGTAGATCCGCACCACCCTCCAGTAAGTGGGTCGCGAAAGAGTGTCGCAGAAGATGGGGTTTAATGGAAAGGGAGAGTCCTACCCGTTCTCCGTGGACCTTGACCAAGTGCCAAACCGTCTTTCGGGAAATTGGTAATCCACGTTGACTTAGGAAGACTTCGCTACCTGTCTTCGCCTTCACGAGTTTAGGTCGTCCAGCCTGAAGGTAATCGCGGAAGGCTTTTAGTGCACTTCCTCCAACGGGTACGAGCCTCTCCTTAGATCCTTTGCCAAAAACGCGGACGAACCTGTTGTCCAAATCAACAGACTGGAGAAGCAAAGCCGTGAGCTCACTCACCCGTAGTCCAGACCCATACAACAGCTCGAGAATTGCACGATCCCGCAAACCATGGGGAGTGGAAGTGGAAGGAGACTCCAGAAGTCGCAGCGTCTCTTCCACAGTGAGACTACTTGGAACCTTTCTTCCCGAACGAGGCCCACGGACAACTTCAGTAAAGCTCGCAGCGCCACTCTCCCGTTCTCGAAATGCGGAAAGACCCTTTAGGGCAGAAAGCTTTCGGGACAACGAACTAGGTTCAAAATTCAACTCTGACAATGACGCGAGAAATTCACCTGCTTTCGACTCATCGACATCCCGCCACGAGTAACAGCCTGCCTCTTCGAGAAATTGTCCGAATTGCGTCAAATCCTTTTCGTAGCTTTCGACCGTATTCGAGGAAAGTCCCCTCTCCAGCTGAATCCATGCAAGAAAAGCGTCGATGTCCTCACGCCAGAAGTGATCTCTTTTCTTATCGTCGGTCATCTTCCAGACCCTGATTTACCTAGTGTCCCAAAAATTTGTCGAACTGAATCTAGCTCACGAATTTTCTTTGTCATACTACAAGTGAGGACTAGGGTGACCTCGTGGATCCACTTCACACAGTCGCTTTGGTAGTCAATTGCTCAAAGCCCGGTGCCCGCAAAATTGGCGATCAACTCAAGGCACTCGCCGAGGATCGCGGGGTCACCACCCTCTTGACCGAAGATCACCCGCTACCCGACGGTTTTTTAGAAGGCTGCGATGCGGTTTGTGTGATTGGGGGCGATGGAACCTTTCTCGGGGTGGTTCCTCAGGCACTCGAATTTGATGTAAGGATTCTTGGAGTCAATCTGGGCAAACTGGGATTTCTTGTCACCTTCTCGCCCGATACGATCACGCGCGAATTTACTCAAATTCTCTCGGGTGAGTATGAGATAGAGGAAAGGACTCTTCTCGAAGCATGGGTTCCTGGAGAAAAACAACATTTTTGCCTGAATGATGTCGTGATCAAACAAACCTCCTCCTCCCGAATGATGATGCTCGAAGTTTTTGCGGATGGAGAACTGGTGAACGAATTTGCCTGTGATGGTTTGATTTTTTCCACACCTACAGGCTCAACGGCCTACAATCTATCGGCGGGTGGTCCAATCGTGCACCCTTCGGTTCTAGGTATCACCCTCACGCCAATTTGTCCTCATTCACTAAGCAACCGAAGTGTTCTTCTTTCAGCAGACACAAAGATTGAAGTTCGCACGGACGTGGAAACCTCTTGCCCTCAGATCACTTTGGACGGACACATGGTCTTTGAGGACTCCCAATTTCCTCTGTCGATCAGCACTCCGGAAAAAACTGTTTCGCTGATTCATCGAAACGGATACTCCCATTTTTCTACGGTTCGCACCAAACTTCTTTGGCGGGAAACTGCTTTGTAGAGAAACAGTTCGAACCGAAAACCCGACACTGAAATGGATGAATTTTACGTTCGATCGCCAAATGCAACTTCAGCGGATGGACCGTTCTCCGTTGAACAGCTCCAGGAGCTATACAAAGCGGAGATGCTGAACGAAGAGACGCTGTTTCGCGAGATCGAGACCGAAGGGTTTGCACCGTTTTCTTCCAATGAGGAGCTATGGAATCTGGTATCGTCCAATGAGGAGTCAGAAATCGGTCAGGAGACAGCCGAGGACACTCCACTAGAGAGGAAAAAAGAAGGCTCTGCTCTGTCTCAGTTCTTTTTTCTCAATTCGACTACGGACGAGGTTCAAGGACCTTACACACTAGATCAGTTTCGCAGCCTCGCCGCAGCGAGTGCTATCGGGGCAACAACGCCAGTTTCCCGGTCTGTTGACAGCGGATTTAAACCACTCGCCCAAGATCCCATTTGGGAGAGAATACGCCCCCAGGATAAGCCAGTTCTCCGCCTCAAAAAGAAGGAACCAACCCTCGCCACGAGTGCTTCACGGGATACCAAGATTCCAAGCCTAAGAAAGAAGAAGCCACTGATGGAGGTTACGGAAAATGGTTTACAGGAATCCCCCGACATTGACCACATGCTTAAGGCAGCAGAAGGGAACACAAGACAAACCAAACACGTTCAAAGCTTTCGCAAGTCACGGGAACGGGCATTCTCAATCCTTCTTCCGGGGTTGCTCCTCTCCTTTCTTCTTTCGGCAGCCGCAATCGTTCAACCTTTCTGGGAGACACTTTTCGAGATGATCCAGAGCCGAAACTTTACGACCAGCTTCTTTCTGAAGAACTGGATACTCGTTTTTGTAGTCATCGATGTTTTCCTCGCACTGGCAATCGGCTTCGGTAAGACCGCGGTATTCCCTTTTGCCCGGTTGCGTTGCGGAATCGGTATCGGCTTCTTTCTATTCCTCTTTTACTCGAGACAAGAATGGACTGCCCTCGTGGCGATGACCGCTCTTCAATCCGGCATCATTGGAGCCACTCTTTGCACGCGTTTCGCGACCACGCTACTCTTCATTGCCCTATCAGTGGGAGGTGGCGTTGTGTTGGTTCGCTTCTTCTGGTTTTGACTTCCGATTGGTCATCAGGATGAGAATTCTCCGTAAAATAAAAGACGGGATTCGTTTGATTCCTACCCTTCTCGAAAGAGAGATCTGGTCGAGTGGAGACGATGATCCTAAGAACCGTCGCGCTAGGTCATTCGCCCTACTTCGTATTCTGATTATCGTTTGGAGGGGAATTAATGGGAACAAGTTATTCAGCCAAGCGGCTGCTTTAAGCTATTATTCTCTGATCGGACTCGGTCCACTGCTCGCAATCGGAATCATGATCTCCAGCTTCCTGCTCAAAGGAGACGAGCAAGACAATGTGATCGTCGAGAAGCTGAGTCAGGCTCTGATATTTGTGGCACCTCCCGTGTCTGAATGGGACCTCGATGAGGACGCTTCTACAAAGGGCGAAACAAAGGAGACCAATGAGGAATCGACCGAAAGTGCACCCTCTACCGCGGAAGATAATGAAGGGGTTACCAAAAAGATAAACCCTTCGGTCATTAATTTTATTGATCAAATCGTCAAAAGCGCTCGTTCGGGCACAGTTGGAGTGGTTGGCTCAGTAGCCCTCATCGTAATCGTCATCCAGCTCATCACGTCGATTGAAAAGACGTTCAACGGGATCTGGGGGGTTAAACGCGGAAGGTCGTGGGCCCAGCGGATCATCTCCTATTGGACAATCGCGAGTTTGGGTGCGGTTCTGAGTATAACCGCTGTGACCGTTCTCTCCGCATCAGCTGCAATCAACCTTTTCAATCGCTTCGTCCCTGGAGTTGAATACGAGGACATCAACACATGGGCCGGACCTGTGATTTCGATTCTGCTGCTCACCCTGGTTCTGGCGGTTTTCAACCGGTTTTTCCCGCACACTTCCGTTCACTGGCGCGCTGCTTTCTACGGTGGATTTATTG is a window from the Verrucomicrobiota bacterium genome containing:
- a CDS encoding NAD(+)/NADH kinase, which codes for MDPLHTVALVVNCSKPGARKIGDQLKALAEDRGVTTLLTEDHPLPDGFLEGCDAVCVIGGDGTFLGVVPQALEFDVRILGVNLGKLGFLVTFSPDTITREFTQILSGEYEIEERTLLEAWVPGEKQHFCLNDVVIKQTSSSRMMMLEVFADGELVNEFACDGLIFSTPTGSTAYNLSAGGPIVHPSVLGITLTPICPHSLSNRSVLLSADTKIEVRTDVETSCPQITLDGHMVFEDSQFPLSISTPEKTVSLIHRNGYSHFSTVRTKLLWRETAL
- a CDS encoding amidohydrolase family protein; the protein is MVIDCHAHAFPEEAVANPQKWALEKGEKHWSELVLPSGSKPSLQCWRGKTDFYRETEKDGIEYTILLGWYWENPDTCSLHNDEMAGWLRQFPSKFSALASVHPGGPPPGEVVAKAVEQGFSGFGEIHPTVQHSSILDPFWQELAERSAQQNLAFNFHVSELVGRTHGGRLETPFQEIQRFISDHPELTVILSHWGGGLLFYELNPFVRKEFANVFYDSAASPLLYDPKIFELACQMVGAEKILFGSDYPLRLYPASEKGPGRARFLSEISQSGLSGKQLDAILHRNASRLFDITEV
- a CDS encoding class II aldolase/adducin family protein, with the protein product MLENLRLAVHEATLQLIENGLVDYFRGNISGFDRRRGLVVIKPRGIDYVNLSPENYLVVSARTGQVVEGLGAPATGLEAHLSLYRDLPDIRSVVGTHSKYATMWAQAGRAIPCLGVAHADFFQGEIPITVPSEDEIDDESYYERVGEQIVAHYEASGEDPSLVPAILVDRLGPVTWGDSPMDAARNAVYVEMLAELAYGTLTLNPDQSSLRDSDIRRHFSLMRKRGIVPSYRIRGRQIELR
- a CDS encoding YihY/virulence factor BrkB family protein; translated protein: MRILRKIKDGIRLIPTLLEREIWSSGDDDPKNRRARSFALLRILIIVWRGINGNKLFSQAAALSYYSLIGLGPLLAIGIMISSFLLKGDEQDNVIVEKLSQALIFVAPPVSEWDLDEDASTKGETKETNEESTESAPSTAEDNEGVTKKINPSVINFIDQIVKSARSGTVGVVGSVALIVIVIQLITSIEKTFNGIWGVKRGRSWAQRIISYWTIASLGAVLSITAVTVLSASAAINLFNRFVPGVEYEDINTWAGPVISILLLTLVLAVFNRFFPHTSVHWRAAFYGGFIGSLLMLANHSLSFLYVHKVLRDQSLYGSVGIIPVLMFGLYLFWLIVLVSCQVAYAVQNANNLTNEEAWSNISPQTRESLALSCFLYVARKFLRYQEPPSTTEIANQLRVPAQLMNNCLSQLTSSGWIRPIEPNEKDRQAETRFQPGLPLDQKTLGDFHRSLSREGNNQGAHILGDVEPLLQEFQSAFVFSGSLDRSIAEVLREDGETKS
- a CDS encoding LacI family DNA-binding transcriptional regulator encodes the protein MSGSRRRRINSTEALARSLGLSRWTVSRVLNGHGGVSKKTEARVRALVRESGFEPSLYARTLRGGRTLTIGVCIQELDSPSLSKKVGRLQALFRKEGFRCLLELTGRNRVLEEQVLSRFLNLKVDGIVVIGSILSGNSPVFAELVQSGTPVSLVDPETDVDFPSVEVDRAGAMEKMLELLWKEQHRSFGLAGFDPEYPYSFQRLKGVELFLSRRKATKIWSLFEPGMVTHDYEYGERLGKMVLKEKKKPSAVVAVNDRVAIGLITHLRSAGVQIPGDLSVVGHDNLDVASFTEPKLTTVDQNIHLLMQAAVNGIIDGIEKRGKVPVRQVIPTEIVIRHSHLRKVSQ
- a CDS encoding site-specific tyrosine recombinase; amino-acid sequence: MTDDKKRDHFWREDIDAFLAWIQLERGLSSNTVESYEKDLTQFGQFLEEAGCYSWRDVDESKAGEFLASLSELNFEPSSLSRKLSALKGLSAFRERESGAASFTEVVRGPRSGRKVPSSLTVEETLRLLESPSTSTPHGLRDRAILELLYGSGLRVSELTALLLQSVDLDNRFVRVFGKGSKERLVPVGGSALKAFRDYLQAGRPKLVKAKTGSEVFLSQRGLPISRKTVWHLVKVHGERVGLSLSIKPHLLRHSFATHLLEGGADLRVIQEMLGHADISTTQIYTKVDSERLLDEHSRFHPRNQDSL